In a single window of the Aminomonas paucivorans DSM 12260 genome:
- a CDS encoding glycerol-3-phosphate responsive antiterminator, with the protein MNRLQVLRQRLAEHPVICAVRTSEDLRCAQQLEGPRCVFLLGTTLREVPQSVSSLSAKGHSVFVHVDLVEGLKPDAAGLSFLAEHAKPTGVISTHRSVVEQAREQGLLTILRVFLLDSEALRKGRQLVSHLRPDLLELLPGVALVGLGESRLREFGAGLIAGGLVEDKSQVGAILKRGVLGVSTSTRSLW; encoded by the coding sequence ATGAATCGCCTACAGGTTTTACGGCAGCGCCTTGCCGAGCACCCCGTCATCTGCGCCGTCCGCACTTCGGAGGATCTGCGCTGTGCGCAACAGCTGGAGGGTCCCCGGTGCGTCTTCCTCCTGGGGACCACTCTGCGCGAAGTCCCCCAGTCCGTGTCCTCCCTTTCTGCCAAAGGACACAGCGTCTTCGTCCACGTGGACCTGGTGGAAGGGCTCAAGCCCGACGCCGCAGGTCTCAGCTTCCTGGCGGAGCACGCCAAGCCCACGGGGGTCATCAGCACCCACCGCAGCGTGGTGGAACAGGCCCGGGAACAGGGGCTGCTCACGATCCTTCGAGTCTTCCTTTTGGATTCCGAGGCGCTCCGCAAGGGGCGCCAGCTGGTCTCCCATCTGCGCCCGGACCTGCTGGAGCTGCTTCCCGGCGTGGCGCTGGTGGGGCTTGGCGAGTCCCGGCTGCGGGAGTTCGGGGCAGGGCTCATCGCCGGGGGGCTGGTGGAGGACAAGTCCCAGGTCGGGGCCATTCTCAAGAGAGGGGTCCTGGGGGTCTCCACAAGCACTCGTTCGCTCTGGTAG
- the dhaK gene encoding dihydroxyacetone kinase subunit DhaK translates to MNRVKKLINKVDDVVVESLAGMQAAHGDLVRLHPSVKGVLRADAPNPKVAVISGGGSGHEPLHGGFVGFGMLDAACPGEVFTSPTPDQMLEAAKAVQGGKGVLFIVKNYTGDVMNFQMAADMLAAEGIPVAQVVVNDDVAVQDSLYTAGRRGVGGTVLIEKIVGALAELGAPLEEVKQVCEKCNAQVRSMGMALTSCAVPAAGKPTFELGEDEFELGIGIHGEPGRQRLKMKTAREIVESMAEVIVNDLPFQKGDEVLAFVNGMGGTPLMELYLVYNDLVRFLNGKGIQVARNLVGNYITSLEMQGCSITLLKLDSQLKALWDYPVHTPALRWGK, encoded by the coding sequence GTGAACCGAGTGAAGAAGCTCATCAACAAGGTCGACGACGTGGTGGTCGAGTCCCTGGCGGGGATGCAGGCGGCCCACGGCGATCTGGTGCGGCTCCATCCCTCCGTCAAGGGAGTGCTTCGGGCGGATGCGCCCAACCCCAAGGTGGCGGTGATCTCCGGCGGCGGCAGCGGTCATGAACCCCTTCACGGGGGATTCGTGGGGTTCGGGATGCTCGACGCGGCTTGCCCCGGCGAGGTGTTCACCTCCCCCACTCCCGACCAGATGCTGGAGGCCGCCAAGGCGGTGCAGGGCGGCAAGGGAGTCCTTTTCATCGTCAAGAACTACACCGGGGACGTGATGAATTTCCAGATGGCGGCGGACATGCTGGCCGCCGAGGGCATCCCCGTGGCCCAGGTGGTGGTGAACGACGACGTGGCGGTGCAGGATTCCCTCTACACCGCGGGGCGTCGCGGCGTGGGCGGCACGGTGCTCATCGAGAAGATCGTGGGGGCCCTGGCGGAGCTGGGGGCACCCCTGGAGGAAGTGAAGCAGGTCTGCGAGAAGTGCAACGCTCAGGTGCGGAGCATGGGCATGGCCCTCACCAGTTGCGCGGTCCCGGCGGCGGGCAAGCCCACCTTCGAGCTGGGGGAGGACGAGTTCGAGCTGGGCATCGGCATCCACGGGGAGCCGGGGCGGCAACGTCTCAAGATGAAGACCGCCCGGGAGATCGTGGAGTCCATGGCGGAGGTCATCGTGAACGACCTGCCCTTCCAGAAGGGGGACGAGGTCCTGGCTTTCGTCAACGGCATGGGGGGCACTCCCCTCATGGAGCTGTACCTGGTCTACAACGACCTGGTTCGGTTCCTGAACGGGAAGGGGATTCAGGTAGCCCGCAACCTGGTGGGGAACTACATCACCAGCCTGGAGATGCAGGGGTGCTCCATCACCCTGCTCAAACTGGACAGCCAGCTGAAGGCCCTCTGGGACTACCCGGTGCACACCCCGGCGCTGCGGTGGGGGAAGTAG
- a CDS encoding NAD(P)/FAD-dependent oxidoreductase: MSQGYRQHDVIIVGGGIVGAAIARELSRYRLRIAVLDKASDLPSGASRANSAMVHGGFDDKPGTVKASFCAAGNRLYHELCDLLDFRLVPCGSYVCAVGEEEHAHLELLREQGRANGVPKLEILSGDELRSREPHASEAITAALWCPSAAIVNNFEAVLAFLDNAQANGAELFLETDVTGLLKSPDGREVQGVATNRGEFRAPVVVNAAGIHSDELSRMAGDESFRITPTRGEYYIFDKATDGLVKGFFFPCPSKRGKGITVARTADGNLLLGPNSVPQEAREDTSTTREGLEEVFEGAKKLIPSIPRNLAITTFAGIRANTDTGDFHIGAVKSLRGFVNVAGIKSPGFTSAPALALHVVELLREELGDRIPLAEDPAFVPERRHIPRFAELPMEERIALTRQDARYGQIVCRCETVTEAQVLEAIRRGARTLAAVKIWTRAGAGRCQGGFCGPRVVEILARELGVSPEEITRHGGHSRLLTGATKEPWLGGEEA; this comes from the coding sequence ATGTCGCAAGGCTACAGACAGCACGACGTGATCATCGTCGGGGGGGGGATCGTCGGCGCCGCCATCGCTCGGGAACTGTCCCGTTACCGGCTGCGGATCGCCGTCCTCGACAAGGCCTCGGACCTGCCCTCCGGGGCCAGCCGGGCCAACAGCGCCATGGTCCACGGGGGTTTCGACGACAAGCCCGGAACGGTGAAGGCTTCCTTCTGTGCCGCCGGGAACCGCCTGTACCACGAACTCTGCGATCTTCTGGACTTCCGTTTGGTTCCCTGCGGTTCCTACGTGTGCGCCGTGGGGGAGGAGGAACACGCCCACCTGGAGCTTCTGCGGGAGCAGGGGCGGGCCAACGGGGTTCCGAAGCTGGAGATCCTCTCGGGGGACGAACTGCGCAGCCGGGAGCCCCACGCCTCCGAAGCCATCACCGCCGCCCTCTGGTGTCCTTCGGCGGCCATCGTGAACAACTTCGAGGCCGTCCTGGCCTTCCTGGACAACGCCCAGGCCAACGGGGCGGAGCTGTTCCTGGAGACGGACGTCACGGGTCTCCTCAAGTCCCCCGACGGCCGGGAGGTCCAGGGGGTGGCCACCAACCGAGGGGAGTTCCGGGCTCCCGTGGTGGTGAACGCCGCGGGGATCCACTCCGACGAACTGTCCCGCATGGCCGGGGACGAGAGCTTCCGCATCACCCCCACCCGGGGGGAGTACTACATCTTCGACAAGGCCACCGACGGTCTGGTGAAGGGGTTCTTCTTCCCCTGTCCCTCCAAGAGGGGCAAGGGGATCACCGTGGCCCGCACCGCCGACGGCAACCTCCTGCTGGGTCCCAACTCGGTGCCCCAGGAGGCTCGGGAGGATACCTCCACCACCCGGGAGGGGCTGGAGGAGGTCTTCGAAGGGGCGAAGAAGCTCATCCCCTCCATCCCCCGAAACCTGGCCATCACCACCTTTGCGGGGATCCGGGCCAACACGGACACGGGGGACTTCCACATCGGCGCGGTGAAGAGCCTTCGGGGTTTCGTCAACGTGGCGGGCATCAAGTCTCCCGGATTCACCAGCGCTCCCGCCCTCGCCCTCCACGTGGTGGAGCTGCTCCGCGAGGAACTGGGGGACCGGATCCCCCTGGCGGAAGACCCCGCCTTCGTGCCGGAGCGCCGTCACATCCCCCGCTTTGCCGAGCTGCCCATGGAGGAGCGCATCGCCCTGACCCGTCAGGATGCCCGGTACGGACAGATCGTCTGTCGGTGCGAGACCGTCACGGAGGCCCAGGTGCTGGAGGCCATCCGCCGGGGCGCCCGAACCCTGGCGGCGGTGAAGATCTGGACCCGCGCCGGAGCGGGGCGCTGCCAGGGGGGCTTCTGCGGTCCCCGGGTGGTGGAGATCCTGGCCCGGGAGCTGGGGGTCTCCCCGGAGGAGATCACCCGTCACGGAGGCCATTCCCGGCTCCTCACCGGAGCCACCAAGGAACCCTGGCTGGGAGGTGAGGAGGCATGA
- the dhaM gene encoding dihydroxyacetone kinase phosphoryl donor subunit DhaM encodes MIGILVVSHSAEAARGIALIASQMSGGGAFVRGVGGSEDGGLGTSVPQILEVLQELLGACEGVAVVPDLGSAVLSARSALEFLDPSEAARVAVADAPALEGAMMGAVESSLGSDLAKVVATAEGARNLEKTRH; translated from the coding sequence GTGATCGGCATCCTGGTGGTCTCCCACAGCGCCGAAGCGGCCCGGGGCATCGCCCTCATCGCCTCCCAGATGTCCGGGGGCGGGGCGTTCGTGCGCGGGGTGGGAGGTTCCGAAGACGGGGGGCTGGGCACCAGCGTCCCCCAGATCCTGGAGGTCCTGCAGGAGCTTTTGGGGGCCTGCGAAGGCGTGGCGGTGGTTCCGGACCTGGGCAGCGCGGTGCTCTCCGCCCGGTCGGCCCTGGAGTTTCTCGATCCGTCGGAGGCGGCCCGGGTGGCCGTGGCCGACGCCCCCGCCCTGGAAGGGGCCATGATGGGGGCGGTGGAGTCGAGTCTGGGGTCCGATCTGGCGAAGGTGGTGGCCACCGCCGAGGGCGCCCGGAACCTGGAGAAGACCCGACATTGA
- a CDS encoding NAD(P)/FAD-dependent oxidoreductase has protein sequence MSAARNIDVAVIGAGPAGIAAGVGARRQGAERVVVFERDWDLGGILQQCIHPGFGLHTFKEELTGPEYVHRYIERAREAGVEFVTNTMVFHMEPDGSFWTMNPERGIEHVSPRSVVLTMGCRERPLGALAVPGSRPAGVYTAGTAQRFVNMEGFMPGKRVVVLGSGDIGLIMVRRMILEGAKVEGVFELLSWPGGLKRNIAQCLDDFGVPFHLEHTVTQLHGKDRLEAVTVARVDACKCPIPGTERTIPCDTLLLAVGLIPENELSRMAGIQIHPVTGGPVVNEWLQTTQPRVFAAGNVVVVYDLVDWVSEEGLRAGRNAARYAAGSLPSPKRTFRVEAGKGVRILSPQTLHGEEDVTLFLRVAVPVETRCRLVAEPGLSSSVLRYARPGEMNEIHLKAEQLRALPPEVDVVRVSLEEVR, from the coding sequence ATGAGCGCAGCCCGGAACATCGACGTGGCGGTCATCGGCGCAGGGCCTGCGGGCATCGCCGCCGGGGTGGGAGCCCGACGCCAGGGGGCGGAGCGGGTGGTGGTCTTCGAACGGGACTGGGACCTGGGGGGCATCCTCCAGCAGTGCATCCACCCGGGCTTCGGCCTGCACACCTTCAAGGAGGAGCTTACGGGTCCGGAGTACGTGCACCGCTACATCGAGCGGGCCCGGGAGGCGGGGGTGGAGTTTGTCACCAACACCATGGTCTTCCACATGGAGCCCGACGGGTCCTTCTGGACCATGAACCCCGAACGGGGGATCGAACACGTGTCTCCCCGATCGGTGGTGCTCACCATGGGGTGCCGGGAGCGCCCCCTGGGGGCTCTGGCGGTGCCCGGTTCCCGTCCCGCGGGGGTCTATACCGCCGGGACCGCCCAGCGCTTCGTCAACATGGAGGGCTTCATGCCGGGCAAACGGGTGGTGGTCCTGGGGTCCGGGGACATCGGCCTCATCATGGTGCGCCGCATGATCCTGGAGGGGGCCAAGGTGGAGGGGGTCTTCGAGCTCCTGTCCTGGCCCGGGGGGCTCAAGCGGAACATCGCCCAGTGCCTGGACGACTTCGGAGTCCCTTTCCATCTGGAGCACACAGTCACCCAACTCCACGGAAAGGACCGGCTGGAGGCCGTCACGGTGGCCCGGGTGGACGCCTGCAAGTGTCCCATCCCCGGCACGGAACGCACCATCCCCTGCGACACCCTCCTGTTGGCGGTGGGGCTCATCCCGGAAAACGAACTCTCCCGCATGGCGGGCATCCAGATCCACCCCGTCACCGGGGGGCCCGTGGTGAACGAATGGCTCCAGACCACCCAGCCCCGGGTCTTCGCGGCGGGGAACGTGGTGGTGGTGTACGATCTGGTGGACTGGGTCAGCGAGGAGGGCTTGAGGGCGGGGCGCAACGCCGCCCGCTACGCCGCCGGGTCCCTGCCCTCCCCGAAACGGACCTTTCGGGTGGAGGCGGGCAAGGGGGTGCGCATCCTCTCCCCCCAGACGCTCCACGGGGAGGAGGACGTCACCCTCTTCCTGCGGGTGGCGGTACCCGTGGAGACCCGGTGTCGCCTTGTGGCCGAGCCGGGGCTTTCCAGCTCCGTGCTCCGGTACGCTCGTCCCGGGGAGATGAACGAGATCCACCTCAAGGCGGAGCAGCTTCGTGCCCTTCCTCCGGAAGTGGACGTCGTCCGGGTGAGCCTGGAGGAGGTGCGCTGA
- a CDS encoding MIP/aquaporin family protein has product MNGQVFGEFFGTMVLIAFGDGVVACALLEKSKGQNAGWVHINWGWAFAVMLGVFAAIATGAPQADINPAVTLAKALNGVYTGSQALITMVAQLVGGIVGGVLVYLLYLPHWGETKDPGLKLAVFSTGPAIRNPMANLLTEVIATTFLIVGIFCIFSKQVGGIAPGVGPFMVAGLIYVLGSAMGGPTGYALNPARDLGPRIAHAILPIPGKGDSDWGYSWVPVVGPFLGGLVAYAVAKAVGIL; this is encoded by the coding sequence ATGAACGGTCAGGTATTCGGCGAGTTCTTCGGCACCATGGTTCTGATCGCCTTCGGCGACGGAGTGGTGGCTTGCGCGCTCCTGGAGAAGTCCAAGGGACAGAACGCCGGTTGGGTCCACATCAACTGGGGATGGGCCTTCGCGGTCATGTTGGGGGTCTTCGCCGCCATCGCCACGGGTGCCCCCCAGGCGGACATCAACCCGGCGGTCACGTTGGCCAAGGCCCTCAACGGCGTCTACACCGGCAGTCAGGCTCTGATCACCATGGTGGCCCAGCTGGTCGGGGGGATCGTGGGCGGCGTCCTGGTCTACCTCCTCTACCTTCCCCACTGGGGCGAAACGAAGGATCCCGGCCTGAAGCTGGCGGTCTTCTCCACGGGTCCCGCCATCCGCAACCCCATGGCGAACCTCCTCACCGAAGTCATCGCCACCACGTTCCTCATCGTCGGCATCTTCTGCATCTTCTCCAAGCAGGTGGGGGGCATCGCCCCCGGAGTCGGCCCCTTCATGGTGGCCGGACTGATCTACGTGCTGGGTTCCGCCATGGGCGGCCCCACGGGGTATGCCCTGAACCCCGCCCGTGACCTGGGTCCCCGCATCGCCCACGCGATCCTGCCCATCCCGGGCAAGGGCGATTCCGACTGGGGTTATTCCTGGGTGCCCGTGGTGGGTCCGTTCCTCGGCGGTCTGGTGGCCTACGCGGTCGCCAAGGCTGTGGGAATCCTCTAG
- the glpK gene encoding glycerol kinase GlpK, with protein MAKKYVVAIDQGTTSTRCMVFDAKGLPVCSQQMEHAQIYPKPGWVEHDALEIWSRTQDVIRGALEKGRIAPDEIASIGITNQRETTVVWEKATGKPIYNAIVWQCMRTQDFCGEWQRTPGWQQTASGEGKVKDHTGLLISPYFSGTKIKWILDNVPGARERAAKGEILFGNIDTWVIWNLTGGPNGGVHVTDVSNASRTLLMNIKTLQWDQEMMKFLDVPAAMLPAIKPSSFVYGHTKADGPFGAAIPVAGDLGDQQAALFGQACFGKGDAKNTYGTGSFLLLNIGEDPVLSKNGLLTTAGYSLQEGKCTYALEGSIAITGAAVQWLRDNLRLFDEAPDSEYFARKVEDSGGIYFVPAFSGLYAPYWDMEARGAIVGLTRYIRKEHLIRATLESICYQTRDVVEAMNKDSGVPLAELKVDGGAVKNDLLMQMQADILGTKVVRPEVNETTALGAAYAAGLATGFWKSTDELTDHWAEDRRFDPLLAADKRAERYKGWQKAVTKAKGWID; from the coding sequence ATGGCGAAGAAGTACGTGGTGGCCATTGACCAGGGCACGACCAGCACCCGCTGCATGGTGTTCGATGCGAAGGGGCTCCCCGTGTGCTCCCAGCAGATGGAGCACGCCCAGATCTATCCCAAGCCGGGCTGGGTGGAGCACGACGCCCTGGAAATCTGGTCCCGAACCCAGGACGTGATCCGTGGAGCGCTGGAGAAGGGGCGCATCGCCCCCGACGAGATCGCCTCCATCGGCATCACCAACCAGCGGGAGACCACCGTGGTGTGGGAGAAGGCCACGGGCAAGCCCATCTACAACGCCATCGTCTGGCAGTGCATGCGCACCCAGGACTTCTGCGGCGAGTGGCAGCGCACCCCCGGCTGGCAGCAGACCGCTTCCGGGGAAGGCAAGGTGAAGGACCACACGGGGCTTCTCATCAGCCCGTACTTCTCCGGGACCAAGATCAAGTGGATCCTGGACAACGTGCCCGGCGCCCGGGAGCGGGCTGCCAAGGGAGAGATCCTCTTCGGCAACATCGACACCTGGGTGATCTGGAACCTCACCGGAGGCCCCAACGGGGGCGTGCACGTCACCGACGTCTCCAACGCCTCCCGGACCCTGCTCATGAACATCAAGACCCTCCAGTGGGACCAGGAGATGATGAAGTTCCTCGACGTCCCCGCGGCCATGCTGCCCGCCATCAAGCCTTCCAGCTTCGTCTACGGCCACACCAAGGCGGACGGCCCCTTCGGCGCCGCCATCCCCGTGGCGGGAGACCTGGGAGACCAGCAGGCGGCCCTCTTCGGCCAGGCCTGCTTCGGCAAGGGAGACGCCAAGAACACCTACGGCACCGGCAGCTTCCTGCTCCTCAACATCGGCGAGGATCCGGTGCTCTCCAAGAACGGCCTGCTCACCACGGCGGGCTACAGCCTCCAGGAGGGCAAGTGCACCTACGCCCTGGAGGGTTCCATCGCCATCACCGGCGCGGCGGTGCAGTGGCTGCGGGACAACCTGCGCCTCTTCGACGAGGCCCCGGACAGCGAGTACTTCGCCCGCAAGGTGGAGGATTCCGGGGGCATCTACTTCGTCCCCGCCTTCTCCGGTCTGTACGCCCCCTATTGGGACATGGAGGCCCGGGGAGCCATCGTGGGGCTGACCCGGTACATCCGCAAGGAGCACCTCATCCGGGCCACCCTGGAGAGCATCTGCTACCAGACCCGGGACGTGGTGGAGGCCATGAACAAGGATTCCGGCGTGCCCCTGGCGGAGCTGAAGGTGGACGGCGGGGCGGTGAAGAACGACCTGCTCATGCAGATGCAGGCGGACATCCTGGGCACCAAGGTGGTGCGTCCGGAGGTCAACGAGACCACCGCCCTGGGGGCGGCCTATGCGGCGGGACTGGCCACGGGCTTCTGGAAGTCCACGGACGAACTCACGGACCACTGGGCGGAGGACCGCCGCTTCGACCCGCTCCTCGCCGCCGACAAGAGGGCGGAGCGCTACAAGGGTTGGCAGAAGGCCGTCACCAAGGCCAAGGGCTGGATCGACTAG
- the dhaL gene encoding dihydroxyacetone kinase subunit DhaL produces the protein MPFTLEMGRIALAKMDQAVESHREYLTELDSAIGDADHGINMSRGFRKTMEKIQGAEHPDLGALFRDVAMVMMGSVGGASGPLYGTFFMKVSQKLAGKDQVELPQLAEALQEGLNGIVALGKAQVGDKTMVDTLVPALSTLAAEAEGDERSAWDKTVAAAEQGMTSTIPLVARKGRASYLGERSAGHQDPGATSTYLLLNCLRAAALGES, from the coding sequence ATGCCCTTCACCCTTGAGATGGGCCGCATCGCCCTGGCGAAGATGGACCAGGCCGTGGAGTCCCACCGGGAGTACCTCACGGAGCTTGATTCCGCCATCGGGGACGCCGACCACGGCATCAACATGAGCCGGGGATTCCGCAAGACCATGGAGAAGATCCAGGGGGCGGAGCACCCCGATCTGGGGGCTCTGTTCCGGGATGTGGCCATGGTGATGATGGGCAGCGTGGGGGGGGCCTCGGGTCCCCTCTACGGGACCTTCTTCATGAAGGTTTCCCAGAAGCTCGCCGGCAAGGATCAGGTGGAGCTTCCCCAGCTGGCGGAGGCCCTTCAAGAGGGGCTCAACGGGATTGTGGCCCTGGGGAAGGCCCAGGTGGGGGACAAGACCATGGTGGATACCCTGGTGCCCGCTCTGTCGACCTTGGCCGCGGAGGCGGAGGGAGACGAACGGTCCGCCTGGGACAAGACGGTGGCGGCGGCGGAGCAGGGGATGACCTCCACCATCCCCCTGGTGGCCCGAAAAGGGCGCGCCAGTTACCTGGGGGAGCGCTCCGCGGGGCACCAGGACCCGGGGGCCACGTCCACCTACCTGCTGCTGAACTGCCTTCGGGCTGCGGCGCTGGGGGAATCCTGA
- the ptsP gene encoding phosphoenolpyruvate--protein phosphotransferase: MNTPKRADVILKGIPLSPGLAEGRICRVRSVPFQKTGGGGAASDPAGEEERFSRARERALEELKALEEATRQTLGSDKAAIFQAHQWMAQDPLLVDGVASGIREGQSAEDALVETTLALKAQFEALSDPYFRERAADILDVGQRLHRILTGSEDLSRLPEEDCLLAVEELAPSDAALLGTKKGVRGVLTAEGGPTSHFAILLKSLELPGISGLPLRDDLFVPGETALCDGETGEVVVSPSEETRSRFRDRMEQQERTRSRLKAGIDAPARTRDGHSVGLWGNIASPHDASGVLDAGGTGVGLFRTEFLFMGRTTPPDEEEQFQAYREALTALAPFPVTIRTLDAGGDKEVPYVKGLVGEEANPFLGLRALRVCLQHPDLFRTQLRALVRASAHGNLRIMLPLVSSLWEVRQARTLLEEVRAECRDQGNPTAERIPLGIMVEVPSAAILADRLAREVDFFSVGTNDLIQYTLAVDRQNPRLLSWYDPFHPAVLRLLALTAQGARAAGVEVGMCGEMAGDRLALPLLVALGYDDLSMSSARIPWVKETLLRLDRPSCQALWEEIQGMESGSAIRDRLAAFQETTGE, from the coding sequence ATGAACACCCCGAAGCGCGCCGACGTGATCCTCAAGGGCATCCCCCTCTCCCCGGGGCTGGCGGAGGGACGCATCTGCCGGGTCCGGTCGGTTCCCTTCCAGAAGACCGGAGGCGGCGGGGCCGCGTCCGATCCCGCCGGGGAAGAGGAGCGCTTCTCCCGGGCTCGGGAGCGGGCACTGGAGGAGCTGAAGGCCCTGGAAGAGGCCACCCGCCAGACCCTGGGCTCCGACAAGGCGGCCATCTTCCAGGCCCACCAGTGGATGGCCCAGGACCCCTTGCTGGTGGACGGGGTGGCCTCGGGCATCCGGGAGGGACAGTCCGCGGAGGACGCCCTGGTGGAGACCACCCTGGCCCTCAAGGCCCAGTTCGAAGCCCTCTCGGACCCCTACTTTCGGGAACGGGCGGCGGACATCCTGGACGTGGGACAACGGCTCCACCGGATCCTCACGGGATCGGAGGACTTGAGCCGCCTGCCCGAGGAGGACTGCCTCCTGGCGGTGGAGGAGCTGGCCCCCTCCGACGCGGCCCTCCTTGGCACGAAGAAGGGCGTCCGGGGGGTGCTCACCGCCGAAGGCGGCCCCACCAGCCACTTCGCCATCCTTCTCAAGTCCCTGGAGCTGCCCGGAATCTCCGGCCTTCCCCTGCGGGACGACCTGTTCGTCCCGGGGGAGACGGCCCTCTGCGACGGGGAGACGGGGGAGGTGGTGGTCTCCCCGTCCGAGGAGACCCGATCCCGATTCCGGGATCGGATGGAACAGCAGGAGCGGACCCGAAGCAGGCTGAAGGCGGGGATCGACGCCCCCGCCCGCACCCGGGACGGACACTCCGTGGGCCTGTGGGGCAACATCGCCTCCCCCCACGACGCCTCGGGGGTGCTCGACGCGGGGGGCACCGGGGTGGGGCTCTTCCGCACGGAGTTCCTCTTCATGGGGCGCACGACGCCCCCGGATGAGGAAGAACAGTTCCAGGCCTACCGGGAGGCCCTGACGGCCCTGGCTCCCTTCCCCGTCACCATCCGGACCCTGGACGCGGGGGGGGACAAGGAAGTTCCCTACGTGAAGGGCCTGGTGGGGGAGGAGGCCAACCCCTTCCTGGGGCTTCGGGCCCTGCGGGTCTGCCTGCAGCATCCGGACCTCTTCCGGACGCAGCTCCGAGCCCTGGTGCGGGCCTCCGCCCACGGGAACCTGCGGATCATGCTTCCCCTGGTGTCCAGCCTGTGGGAGGTGCGTCAGGCCCGGACGCTCCTGGAGGAGGTCCGGGCGGAGTGCCGGGACCAGGGGAACCCCACGGCGGAGCGCATCCCCCTGGGGATCATGGTGGAGGTCCCCTCCGCGGCGATCCTGGCGGACCGGCTTGCCCGGGAGGTGGACTTCTTCTCCGTGGGCACCAACGACCTGATCCAGTACACCCTGGCGGTGGACCGGCAGAACCCCCGGCTGCTTTCCTGGTACGACCCCTTCCACCCGGCGGTGCTGCGCCTGCTTGCCCTCACCGCACAGGGGGCCCGGGCGGCGGGGGTGGAGGTGGGCATGTGCGGGGAGATGGCGGGAGACCGGCTGGCCCTTCCCCTGCTGGTGGCCCTGGGGTACGACGACCTGTCCATGTCCTCCGCCCGGATCCCTTGGGTGAAAGAGACCCTCCTGCGCCTGGACCGGCCTTCGTGCCAGGCCCTGTGGGAGGAGATCCAGGGGATGGAGTCGGGCTCCGCCATCCGGGACCGTCTGGCGGCCTTTCAGGAGACAACGGGAGAGTAG